In Paenibacillus sp. 1781tsa1, one DNA window encodes the following:
- a CDS encoding carbohydrate ABC transporter permease, with translation MSYSQKRKLTNSIIFIVLAIGAIAMIAPLIWMLSTSLKEKQDVFALPPVWIPEVFQFGKYKEIWEAGPLLSGIKNSLIVAVSVTVVGTFTSSIAAFAFAKLRFPHKNKLFLALLASMMIPYPTVMIPQFIMFAKLGWVDTLLPLIVPGLFGNVIMIFFLRQYLLSVPDAIIEAAKIDGSSYFRLYSSITFPLIKPAIAAQLILWFMGIWNDYLAPIIYLNSPEKQTLQLVIANFNATYAIQTDYPLIMAASIVALLPVLIIFLIFQKQIIESVAISGVKG, from the coding sequence ATGTCTTACAGTCAAAAGAGGAAATTAACAAACTCGATCATTTTTATCGTACTCGCGATTGGGGCGATTGCGATGATTGCACCACTGATCTGGATGTTGTCCACGTCATTGAAGGAGAAGCAGGATGTGTTCGCGCTTCCGCCTGTCTGGATACCTGAAGTATTCCAATTTGGAAAGTACAAAGAAATCTGGGAAGCAGGACCGCTGCTCAGCGGGATCAAAAACAGCCTTATCGTTGCGGTGAGTGTAACGGTGGTGGGTACGTTTACGTCCAGTATCGCTGCATTTGCTTTTGCCAAATTAAGATTCCCGCACAAAAACAAACTGTTTCTCGCGTTGCTGGCATCCATGATGATTCCTTATCCGACCGTCATGATCCCGCAATTCATCATGTTTGCAAAGCTTGGTTGGGTGGATACGCTGTTGCCACTGATCGTTCCTGGCCTGTTTGGTAACGTCATCATGATCTTCTTCCTGCGCCAATACCTGCTTAGTGTACCTGATGCCATTATCGAAGCAGCCAAAATCGATGGAAGTTCCTATTTCCGGCTGTACTCCAGCATTACGTTTCCACTGATCAAACCGGCGATTGCTGCACAGTTAATTCTCTGGTTCATGGGCATCTGGAATGATTATCTGGCACCAATTATCTATCTGAATTCACCGGAGAAGCAGACGTTACAGCTCGTTATCGCAAACTTTAATGCCACGTATGCGATTCAAACCGATTACCCGCTCATTATGGCGGCATCGATTGTAGCCCTGTTACCGGTATTGATCATCTTCCTGATCTTCCAAAAACAGATTATTGAATCGGTTGCCATCTCGGGAGTGAAGGGATGA
- a CDS encoding transcriptional regulator, producing the protein MIYIKDLMSGVNIFKALSSEIRIQIIELLAKNQSLNLNDLATKLGLSNGAITMHIKKLEESGLIEINTAVGKHGIQKICYLNEEKLMVDLRSQEINNRYEVEIQVGHYSDYQAAPTCGLATRDSIVGEFDDPRYFADPLRIDAEMIWLAEGYLEYRIPNYLKPNQSFSEIQLSMELGSEAPGFCDNYPSDIYFYINGIEIGCWTSPGDFGNTRGTFNPEWWPPHLNQYGMLKLIRITQEGSYIDGCRISDVTLDQIGLDYKSDIHFRIAVTDGPLNKRGLTIFGKNFGNYGQNLLARVLYNVQEE; encoded by the coding sequence ATGATTTATATTAAAGATCTGATGTCGGGTGTGAATATTTTCAAAGCGCTCAGTTCGGAAATCCGGATTCAGATCATCGAGCTGCTGGCCAAGAACCAAAGTCTTAATCTCAATGATCTCGCAACCAAACTGGGGCTGAGCAATGGCGCTATCACAATGCATATCAAGAAGCTTGAGGAGAGCGGATTGATTGAAATCAACACCGCCGTTGGCAAACATGGCATTCAGAAGATTTGTTATCTCAATGAGGAAAAATTGATGGTTGATCTGCGTTCGCAGGAAATTAATAATCGTTACGAGGTTGAAATCCAGGTAGGCCATTACAGCGATTATCAAGCTGCACCTACATGCGGTCTCGCTACCCGGGACAGCATTGTTGGAGAGTTCGATGATCCGCGTTACTTTGCTGATCCACTGCGAATTGATGCGGAGATGATCTGGCTGGCTGAAGGTTACTTGGAGTATCGCATTCCCAACTATCTCAAGCCCAATCAGTCGTTTAGCGAAATTCAGCTATCCATGGAACTGGGGTCGGAGGCACCTGGTTTTTGCGACAATTACCCTTCGGATATTTATTTCTACATTAACGGTATTGAGATTGGCTGCTGGACGAGTCCAGGCGATTTCGGCAATACACGCGGTACCTTCAACCCGGAATGGTGGCCTCCCCATCTCAATCAATACGGCATGCTGAAGCTGATCCGAATTACGCAGGAAGGCAGCTATATCGACGGATGCCGCATATCGGACGTGACGCTGGACCAGATTGGGCTGGATTACAAAAGCGATATTCACTTCCGCATTGCGGTTACGGATGGGCCTTTGAACAAACGGGGCTTAACGATCTTTGGCAAAAACTTTGGTAACTACGGACAGAATCTGCTCGCTCGGGTTCTCTATAACGTGCAAGAAGAGTAG
- a CDS encoding sugar ABC transporter substrate-binding protein: MVKKKNWVTFMLLMLVSALVLAGCGGGSSGSSGDKELTFMFRGGTDEQKAYQAVVKKFEEDHPGVKVKIIVTAADQYATKLRAAITGNSLPDVFYINPGDVKAYVNSNVLMNLTPYVENNPDVDLDNIWKYGVDLYRYDGQMSGQGDIYGMPKDLGPFALGYNKTLFEKEGIPFPDKDKPYTWEEFIKVNQQATKDTNGDGKPDVYGTGFNVQWALQSFVWSNGGDWLDESKTKVTIDDPKFAEALQFFADMQNKYKITPSIEEAQTLDTYQRWMKGEMAFFPVGPWDMSTFEKLPFEYDLLPFPAGSTGKSATWIGSLGIGVSAKTKHPEEAAALVNYLTASKEGMQQLVDAKVQIPNLLDMADEWAKDTSTKPANKQEFIDIVEDYGRALPGNYTYNAEWYDLFFTDIQPVLDGKITAADYVKQQQPKMQKLLDKAVEQEKKSQK, translated from the coding sequence ATGGTAAAGAAAAAGAATTGGGTCACATTTATGCTTCTAATGCTGGTGAGTGCACTGGTACTTGCAGGCTGCGGAGGAGGAAGTAGCGGTTCAAGTGGGGACAAGGAGTTAACGTTCATGTTCCGCGGCGGTACGGACGAGCAGAAAGCATACCAAGCGGTGGTCAAGAAATTCGAAGAAGATCATCCGGGTGTGAAAGTCAAAATCATTGTAACGGCTGCGGATCAATATGCAACCAAGCTGAGAGCGGCAATTACAGGCAACAGCTTGCCTGATGTATTCTACATCAATCCGGGCGATGTGAAAGCGTATGTGAACAGTAATGTACTGATGAATCTTACACCGTATGTTGAAAATAACCCGGATGTTGATCTTGATAATATCTGGAAATACGGCGTGGACTTGTACCGTTATGATGGACAAATGTCAGGGCAAGGTGACATCTACGGTATGCCGAAGGATCTGGGGCCATTTGCACTGGGCTACAACAAAACGTTGTTTGAAAAAGAGGGCATTCCATTCCCTGACAAGGATAAACCATATACATGGGAAGAGTTCATTAAAGTAAACCAGCAAGCAACCAAGGATACCAATGGGGACGGTAAACCCGATGTGTACGGTACCGGATTCAACGTACAGTGGGCACTGCAATCCTTTGTATGGAGCAATGGCGGCGATTGGCTGGATGAGAGCAAAACTAAGGTAACGATTGATGATCCGAAATTCGCGGAAGCACTGCAATTCTTCGCGGATATGCAAAACAAATACAAAATCACACCTTCCATTGAGGAAGCGCAAACATTGGATACGTACCAACGCTGGATGAAAGGTGAGATGGCTTTCTTCCCTGTTGGACCATGGGATATGAGTACATTTGAGAAACTGCCTTTCGAATATGATTTGCTGCCTTTCCCTGCGGGATCTACTGGCAAATCAGCAACGTGGATTGGATCTCTGGGAATCGGGGTATCCGCGAAAACGAAACATCCGGAAGAAGCTGCTGCATTGGTAAATTACCTTACAGCTTCCAAGGAAGGCATGCAGCAACTGGTGGATGCCAAGGTACAGATTCCAAACTTGCTTGATATGGCAGACGAGTGGGCCAAAGATACATCCACGAAACCAGCCAACAAACAGGAATTCATTGATATCGTTGAGGATTACGGCCGGGCTCTCCCAGGTAACTACACGTACAATGCGGAATGGTATGATCTGTTCTTCACCGACATTCAGCCGGTATTGGACGGCAAGATTACAGCCGCGGACTATGTGAAGCAGCAACAACCGAAAATGCAAAAACTGCTCGACAAAGCAGTTGAACAGGAAAAGAAATCGCAGAAATAG
- a CDS encoding YdeI family protein, whose amino-acid sequence MENVHCIPATSREELRSWLQEHGKVQKSCWVMVSLKPTLDTLLYLDVVEESLCFGWIDGVKKKISETQLAQRISPRSKRSSWTELNKERVRRLEKLGLMHDEGRKALPVMDPSAFIMDGVIEQRLKENPQVYANFTAFPTLYQKVRIDTIQSVKQQPALFQSRLDKFISNTKENKMYGQWHDHGRLLDY is encoded by the coding sequence ATGGAAAATGTACATTGTATCCCCGCGACATCGAGGGAAGAATTGAGAAGTTGGTTGCAGGAGCATGGAAAAGTCCAGAAATCTTGCTGGGTCATGGTTAGCTTGAAACCCACTCTGGATACTCTGCTGTATTTGGATGTGGTTGAGGAATCGCTGTGCTTTGGCTGGATCGATGGGGTCAAAAAGAAAATATCCGAGACTCAATTAGCACAGAGAATATCTCCCCGAAGCAAACGTAGCTCATGGACTGAATTGAACAAGGAACGCGTCCGTCGTCTTGAAAAGTTGGGCCTCATGCATGACGAAGGCAGAAAAGCGCTACCTGTGATGGACCCGAGTGCTTTCATTATGGATGGTGTAATCGAACAAAGGTTGAAAGAGAACCCGCAGGTTTATGCGAATTTCACGGCATTCCCTACCCTGTATCAGAAGGTCAGGATTGACACGATTCAAAGTGTTAAACAGCAGCCCGCCTTATTCCAGAGCAGATTGGATAAATTCATAAGCAACACCAAAGAGAATAAAATGTACGGTCAGTGGCATGATCACGGACGGCTTCTGGATTATTAA
- a CDS encoding carbohydrate ABC transporter permease: MITKSSLYRKEMLYGYLFILPPILGLLIFVMFPFLYSLYGSFTDWDGLGQMNFIGLANFKDLLTDDLFYKAMFNTFFLMLGIPIGLLLALLLAMGLNRKIPGTTTFRVIYYIPVISSLAAVSIMWNWAYNGDYGLVNQFLDLFGIKGPNWLANKDTVKPALIIMTVWKGLGYTMLLYLAALQSVSRTYYEAAELDGANGFQIFRNITWPMVKPVTFFLIVTNIIGGSQIFTEMNIMTPTGGPEYSSASIVFYIWQKAFSNLQMGYASAMAMILGIFIFVITLVQFKMNEKSAYDGD; this comes from the coding sequence GTGATTACGAAATCGAGTTTGTATCGCAAAGAGATGCTGTACGGATATCTGTTTATTTTACCTCCGATTCTTGGATTGCTGATCTTTGTCATGTTCCCGTTCCTCTACTCCCTATATGGTTCCTTTACGGATTGGGACGGGCTGGGACAGATGAATTTTATTGGTTTGGCGAACTTCAAGGATCTGCTCACGGATGACCTCTTTTACAAAGCGATGTTTAACACATTTTTCCTGATGCTTGGTATCCCGATTGGTCTGTTGTTGGCGCTATTGCTGGCAATGGGGCTAAATCGTAAAATCCCGGGCACAACGACATTCCGAGTGATCTATTACATTCCGGTTATTTCCTCCCTCGCTGCCGTGTCCATCATGTGGAACTGGGCGTACAACGGAGATTACGGTCTGGTGAACCAGTTCCTTGACCTGTTTGGGATTAAAGGTCCTAACTGGCTTGCGAACAAAGACACCGTCAAACCGGCTCTGATTATTATGACGGTGTGGAAAGGCTTGGGATACACGATGTTATTGTACCTGGCAGCACTGCAAAGTGTATCACGTACATATTACGAGGCGGCAGAGCTGGATGGAGCGAACGGGTTCCAAATCTTCCGCAATATCACCTGGCCGATGGTGAAGCCGGTTACCTTTTTCCTGATCGTTACGAATATCATTGGCGGTTCTCAGATCTTCACCGAGATGAACATTATGACACCTACGGGTGGTCCTGAATATTCTTCGGCATCAATCGTTTTCTACATCTGGCAGAAAGCCTTCAGTAACTTGCAGATGGGTTATGCCTCAGCGATGGCCATGATTCTGGGTATTTTCATTTTTGTCATTACCCTGGTGCAATTCAAAATGAACGAAAAATCAGCCTATGATGGGGATTGA
- a CDS encoding YafY family protein, producing MKLERLISIIYKLLNHEVLSASTLAEEFQVSPRTIYRDIDVICAAGFPVISHQGLKGGYGMMDGYKMDKSLLGSYDVDSLITVLSSLSTVFEDARAQGTIERLQTIGPEHQTSSLSVDLETRRTEPDALPHLRKGITEHQVVRFDYINTKNEHTPRHLEPVRLHFKYRNWYVYGFCQTRQDYREFRLSRMMNVTLTSEHFHPHLELPQENVVSDPSWQDQVSDVVFRVNPEALAEAMDHFQQADKQFHEDGSMTMRISVHQPLQAKWLWSFLLSLGSGAEVLEPIELRGILKEQLRDALKLYEEV from the coding sequence TTGAAATTGGAGCGATTAATCTCAATCATATACAAACTGCTGAACCACGAAGTGCTGTCTGCTTCCACCTTGGCAGAAGAGTTTCAGGTATCCCCAAGAACGATCTATCGGGATATTGATGTGATCTGTGCAGCCGGCTTCCCCGTCATTTCCCATCAGGGACTCAAGGGCGGCTACGGCATGATGGACGGATATAAAATGGATAAGAGCTTGCTTGGTTCATATGATGTCGATTCTCTGATTACGGTTCTTAGCAGTCTCTCCACGGTCTTTGAGGATGCACGTGCACAGGGCACAATTGAACGACTGCAAACGATTGGACCGGAGCATCAGACCTCAAGTCTATCTGTGGATCTGGAGACTCGCCGAACGGAGCCAGATGCACTTCCTCATCTGCGTAAGGGTATTACGGAACATCAGGTTGTGCGTTTTGACTACATCAATACGAAAAATGAACATACCCCTCGCCATCTGGAACCGGTAAGACTCCATTTCAAATACCGTAATTGGTATGTTTATGGATTTTGCCAGACACGGCAGGATTATCGCGAATTCCGACTGTCCCGGATGATGAATGTGACCCTGACATCAGAACACTTTCACCCCCACCTTGAGCTTCCCCAAGAGAATGTTGTGTCAGATCCATCATGGCAAGATCAGGTAAGTGATGTTGTATTTCGAGTGAACCCGGAAGCGCTAGCGGAAGCCATGGATCATTTTCAACAGGCAGATAAGCAATTTCACGAGGATGGGAGTATGACGATGCGCATCTCGGTTCATCAACCGTTACAAGCCAAGTGGTTATGGTCGTTTCTGCTTAGTTTGGGAAGTGGCGCTGAGGTGCTTGAACCGATTGAACTACGAGGTATTCTGAAAGAACAGCTTCGAGACGCACTTAAACTCTATGAAGAAGTATGA
- a CDS encoding prolyl-tRNA synthetase associated domain-containing protein — translation MLNKQGFYDLLNRNNIVYESVEHPAVYTMEEIFSYQIPHTEHIVKNLFLRDDKKRNYYLVTIAGTKSVDLRSLSEKIPSRKLSFASEKDLLECLGLEKGHVNPMGVLNNTQQNVTVVFDKDLVGQKIGIHPMENTATVFLEFEDVKELILAQGSSVVMCDVE, via the coding sequence ATGTTAAACAAACAGGGTTTCTATGATCTATTAAATCGCAATAATATCGTTTACGAGAGTGTTGAACATCCCGCAGTATATACGATGGAGGAAATATTCTCTTATCAGATTCCACATACAGAACATATCGTTAAAAATCTGTTTCTGCGTGATGACAAGAAGCGCAACTATTATCTGGTGACGATTGCTGGAACGAAGTCAGTTGATTTGAGAAGTTTAAGCGAGAAGATACCTAGCCGCAAACTAAGTTTTGCCAGCGAAAAGGATTTATTGGAATGCCTCGGACTGGAAAAAGGGCATGTCAATCCTATGGGGGTTCTCAATAATACTCAGCAAAACGTAACCGTCGTCTTTGACAAGGATCTAGTTGGTCAGAAAATCGGAATTCATCCCATGGAAAATACGGCGACGGTATTCCTTGAGTTTGAAGATGTGAAGGAACTTATTTTAGCTCAAGGTAGTAGCGTTGTCATGTGTGACGTGGAATAG
- a CDS encoding arabinan endo-1,5-alpha-L-arabinosidase: MLLMMIVGATGCSGEGAGETVSRPVFPEAPLDTLLYDTSILDDESRWTVNNAHDPAIIKTDQGYYVYSTDVRVAGEAKPGVMVRKSDDLINWTWVGQALPGIPQEALDWTGAVNLWAPDVIQAGDTYRMYYSASSFGSTQSAIGLQTSSSPEGPWTDEGLVVKTLANEQDKLNAIDANPIVDAEGNSWMVYGSFFDGIYIAPLDPDTGKFKDEGYGTRIAARDRATEEGAVEGPYIVYNPEFKKYYLFVSYDSLFEDYNVRVARADSITGPYTDMNGMNMLDTEHLPQYEIGTKILGGYRFTEGEGWVAPGHNSVLKDGDDYYIVHHARGETDKNWPYLHVRKMLWTKDGWPVVSPERYAGEIAQDIPKSMIAGEWEGMALDPSVDGQIQAVPYTLTGNGKIQSENGSGTWTFDGKQTLTLKWKESPWGGASTEELKLLPSWDWERSQPALVVTGFNDHGVAVWGKQISAAEE, from the coding sequence ATGTTGCTGATGATGATTGTTGGAGCTACGGGTTGTTCTGGAGAAGGCGCAGGAGAAACGGTGTCCCGTCCGGTCTTTCCTGAAGCTCCTCTAGATACGCTGTTGTATGACACCTCCATATTGGATGACGAATCCCGTTGGACAGTAAACAATGCACATGATCCGGCCATTATCAAAACAGATCAGGGATATTACGTCTATTCCACAGACGTTCGTGTAGCAGGAGAAGCGAAACCCGGCGTCATGGTACGCAAATCAGATGATCTGATTAACTGGACATGGGTAGGCCAAGCTCTGCCAGGCATTCCGCAAGAAGCGCTGGATTGGACAGGTGCAGTGAACCTGTGGGCACCGGATGTGATTCAGGCTGGTGACACCTATCGGATGTACTACTCGGCATCCAGTTTCGGTAGTACCCAGTCGGCCATCGGTCTTCAGACATCGTCATCTCCCGAAGGGCCATGGACAGATGAAGGCCTGGTTGTGAAAACCCTTGCGAATGAACAGGATAAACTGAATGCCATTGATGCCAATCCCATTGTGGATGCCGAGGGCAATTCGTGGATGGTATATGGTTCGTTTTTTGATGGCATCTATATTGCCCCACTCGATCCGGATACCGGGAAATTCAAGGACGAGGGTTATGGTACCCGCATTGCTGCACGGGATCGTGCAACCGAAGAGGGTGCAGTCGAAGGTCCATACATTGTGTATAATCCGGAGTTCAAAAAGTATTATCTGTTCGTCTCCTATGATTCCTTGTTCGAAGATTATAACGTGCGGGTTGCACGTGCCGATTCAATCACAGGACCGTACACGGACATGAATGGCATGAACATGCTGGATACGGAACATCTGCCTCAATATGAGATCGGCACCAAAATTCTGGGGGGTTATCGCTTCACAGAAGGTGAGGGCTGGGTAGCGCCCGGACATAACTCCGTTCTGAAGGACGGAGACGATTATTATATCGTGCATCATGCGCGGGGTGAGACGGATAAAAACTGGCCATATCTGCATGTACGTAAAATGTTATGGACGAAGGACGGCTGGCCTGTGGTTTCACCTGAACGGTACGCCGGTGAGATAGCACAGGATATACCGAAGTCCATGATTGCCGGGGAGTGGGAAGGGATGGCACTTGATCCGTCCGTGGACGGGCAGATTCAAGCGGTGCCTTATACCCTAACGGGCAACGGTAAAATTCAAAGCGAAAATGGCTCAGGGACCTGGACATTTGATGGCAAACAAACACTGACGTTGAAGTGGAAAGAAAGCCCCTGGGGCGGAGCTTCCACGGAAGAGCTGAAGCTGCTCCCGTCCTGGGACTGGGAGCGAAGCCAGCCCGCGCTGGTGGTAACAGGCTTCAATGACCACGGCGTAGCGGTCTGGGGCAAGCAGATCAGCGCTGCGGAGGAATAA
- a CDS encoding EcsC family protein, protein MDSRETLDQELEQILKWEKEQKDLFIWDKIGRLPFAMLDKVMPKALKQKIGDSLNDVGQYVQHGGKFLVQKKKVAKLLQEEAEKSGYSMMDTTHTLEQEAETEGTTKIHSVEKLPLQVLDQVADNITESRTKFAAAQGAATGFGGIVTIAADIPMVMGLSLKVLQEMALCYGYDPDEPLERIFIVKCLQFSSADIVGKKAIIEELAAYDDPDKPIEVVSQMQGWREVFNSYSESFGWKKLFQLVPIAGMVFGSVSNKNTIRDVAEAGKMLYKKRLILQRLK, encoded by the coding sequence ATGGATTCACGCGAAACCTTGGACCAGGAACTTGAACAGATTTTGAAATGGGAAAAAGAACAGAAAGACTTGTTTATATGGGATAAAATTGGGCGGTTGCCCTTTGCAATGTTGGATAAAGTGATGCCTAAAGCGCTAAAACAGAAAATCGGTGATTCCCTTAATGACGTCGGGCAGTATGTCCAGCATGGGGGCAAGTTCCTCGTACAGAAGAAAAAAGTAGCCAAGCTGCTGCAAGAGGAAGCCGAGAAGTCTGGTTATTCCATGATGGATACGACCCATACTTTAGAACAGGAAGCTGAAACCGAGGGCACAACGAAGATTCATAGTGTGGAAAAGTTGCCGCTTCAGGTGCTGGACCAGGTGGCTGATAACATTACCGAGAGCCGAACCAAATTTGCTGCGGCGCAGGGAGCAGCTACAGGGTTTGGTGGCATTGTAACTATTGCAGCAGATATTCCCATGGTGATGGGGCTTTCTCTGAAAGTACTGCAAGAGATGGCACTATGTTACGGCTATGATCCAGATGAACCGCTGGAGCGTATATTTATCGTCAAATGTCTGCAATTCTCTTCCGCCGATATTGTAGGCAAGAAAGCGATCATTGAAGAACTGGCCGCTTACGACGATCCGGACAAGCCTATTGAAGTGGTATCACAGATGCAGGGCTGGCGAGAAGTATTTAACTCCTACAGTGAATCTTTTGGCTGGAAGAAGCTGTTCCAACTCGTGCCGATTGCTGGCATGGTGTTTGGTTCCGTGAGTAACAAGAATACGATCCGTGATGTAGCTGAAGCAGGTAAAATGCTGTACAAAAAACGTCTGATCCTTCAGCGCTTGAAGTGA
- a CDS encoding glycoside hydrolase family 43 protein, with product MLVVVLLLAGQSRAFAAFWNLTGDIAVHDPSIIKEGSSWYTFSTGPGIQVLKSDNGSSWYRVPQIFLSKPSWWASAVPGQSGLDVWAPDVEQYNGKVWLYYSISTFGSNRSAIGLASANSIGAGQWKDEGLVLQTTTANNYNAIDPNLVIDASGNPWLAFGSFWSGLKIVKLDKNTMKPTGSITSIAARPNNGGAIEGPSVVYRGGYYYLFASIDSCCQGVNSTYKMVYGRSTSITGPYVDKNGVNMLNGGGTILDTGNVKWKGPGGQDVYNGNVIARHAYDAEDNGNPKLLINDLLWDANGWPMY from the coding sequence TTGCTTGTCGTAGTGTTGTTGCTTGCAGGTCAATCACGGGCTTTTGCGGCATTTTGGAATCTGACCGGAGATATCGCTGTTCATGATCCATCGATTATCAAAGAGGGCAGCTCCTGGTACACCTTCTCAACAGGTCCGGGCATTCAGGTATTGAAATCGGATAACGGATCGTCCTGGTATCGGGTTCCACAAATCTTCTTAAGTAAGCCATCCTGGTGGGCTTCTGCCGTTCCGGGACAGAGCGGATTGGATGTATGGGCACCGGACGTAGAGCAGTATAACGGAAAAGTGTGGCTCTATTATTCAATCTCCACCTTTGGTTCTAATCGGTCTGCGATAGGTCTTGCATCCGCGAACAGTATCGGTGCAGGGCAGTGGAAGGACGAAGGGTTGGTGCTTCAGACAACGACCGCCAATAATTATAATGCTATTGATCCGAATCTGGTCATTGATGCTTCAGGCAATCCATGGCTGGCCTTCGGTTCTTTCTGGAGCGGTCTGAAGATTGTCAAGCTGGACAAAAATACGATGAAACCGACGGGCAGCATAACTTCCATTGCTGCGCGCCCGAACAACGGAGGTGCTATTGAAGGCCCAAGTGTTGTATATCGTGGCGGCTATTATTACCTGTTTGCTTCCATCGATTCTTGCTGCCAAGGAGTGAACAGCACATACAAAATGGTCTATGGACGTTCGACCAGCATAACAGGCCCTTATGTGGACAAAAACGGAGTCAATATGCTGAATGGTGGCGGTACGATATTGGATACAGGCAATGTGAAATGGAAAGGTCCAGGTGGTCAGGACGTGTACAATGGCAATGTCATAGCACGACACGCCTATGATGCAGAGGATAATGGCAATCCGAAATTGTTGATAAATGACTTGCTTTGGGATGCGAATGGGTGGCCCATGTACTGA
- a CDS encoding DinB family protein → MNHPEQMYNYNAWANQTILNRIKELPSSVLSQEVNSSFPTIAHALSHIYAVDKMWYLVLTGTGMPEALQACMPLNGEIHGSIDEYMQMFADLSAQSSEWLQGQTNLEQTVLLDNPFAGVRETSLSEMVFHLVNHGTYHRGNVSTMLRQLGHASIMNDYSLFWYQEPAQV, encoded by the coding sequence ATGAATCATCCGGAACAAATGTATAACTACAACGCATGGGCTAATCAAACCATCCTGAACAGAATCAAAGAACTCCCCTCTTCTGTGCTGAGTCAGGAAGTGAACAGTTCATTTCCAACTATCGCCCATGCCCTCAGCCATATCTATGCAGTGGATAAGATGTGGTATCTGGTGTTAACGGGCACCGGTATGCCCGAGGCACTCCAAGCATGCATGCCTCTCAATGGTGAAATTCACGGTTCAATAGATGAGTACATGCAAATGTTTGCCGATCTGTCGGCACAATCCAGTGAATGGCTCCAAGGCCAAACTAATCTGGAACAAACCGTGCTGCTCGATAATCCATTTGCCGGCGTCCGCGAAACCAGCTTATCGGAAATGGTATTCCATCTAGTCAATCACGGGACCTACCACCGAGGCAATGTGTCTACGATGCTGCGTCAATTGGGGCACGCCTCCATCATGAATGACTATTCTCTCTTCTGGTATCAAGAACCGGCTCAAGTCTAG
- a CDS encoding family 43 glycosylhydrolase — MTDSITFTNPILEQRADPWVYRHTDGYYYFSASVPAFDRIEIRRAETIEELRDAEPVTAWTKRDTGPMSANIWAPEIHFIDGKWYIHYAAAHTSETNEGLFDHRMYVLENDSANPLEGEWVEKGQIYTRWESFALDATTFEHKGIRYLVWAQKDPDIVGNSNLYIAEMENPWTLRGEQVMISTPEYDWEIIGFKVNEGPAVMHRNGRLFIGYSASATDYNYCMGLLTADEDANLLDPASWVKSPKPVFQTCEANGQYGPGHNSFTVSPDGKTDILIYHARNYKDIEGDPLYDPNRHARAQVIHWREDGTPDFGVPVPDGKAVAETK, encoded by the coding sequence ATGACTGATTCTATTACCTTTACTAATCCCATTCTGGAGCAGCGCGCTGATCCGTGGGTATACCGTCATACAGACGGTTACTATTATTTTTCCGCTTCCGTGCCAGCCTTCGATCGGATTGAGATTCGGCGAGCAGAGACTATAGAAGAGTTAAGAGATGCTGAGCCGGTAACGGCTTGGACCAAGCGTGACACGGGGCCGATGAGTGCTAACATCTGGGCACCGGAGATTCATTTTATCGATGGCAAATGGTACATACATTATGCTGCGGCTCACACCAGTGAGACCAACGAAGGCCTGTTCGATCACCGGATGTATGTTCTGGAAAACGATTCCGCGAATCCACTCGAAGGAGAGTGGGTAGAAAAGGGCCAGATTTACACACGGTGGGAATCATTCGCACTGGATGCAACGACCTTTGAACATAAGGGAATCCGCTATCTGGTGTGGGCACAGAAAGATCCCGATATTGTTGGTAACTCGAACCTGTACATTGCCGAAATGGAAAACCCGTGGACGCTACGCGGCGAACAGGTCATGATCTCTACACCGGAGTATGATTGGGAAATCATCGGCTTTAAAGTGAACGAAGGCCCAGCGGTGATGCATCGCAATGGACGGTTATTCATTGGGTACTCGGCGAGCGCGACCGATTACAATTATTGTATGGGGTTGCTCACCGCAGATGAAGATGCTAACCTGCTTGATCCGGCGAGTTGGGTGAAGTCACCCAAGCCGGTGTTCCAGACCTGTGAAGCGAACGGACAGTATGGTCCGGGCCATAACAGCTTTACGGTGTCACCGGATGGCAAGACGGATATCTTGATCTATCATGCACGTAATTACAAAGATATCGAGGGTGATCCCTTATACGATCCGAACCGCCATGCCAGAGCTCAAGTGATTCATTGGCGTGAAGATGGCACGCCTGATTTTGGTGTTCCCGTGCCAGATGGAAAAGCAGTAGCAGAAACGAAATAA